A region of Gracilinanus agilis isolate LMUSP501 chromosome 3, AgileGrace, whole genome shotgun sequence DNA encodes the following proteins:
- the GEMIN7 gene encoding gem-associated protein 7 isoform X2, which yields MLRNGETRQIPTPVPVIRLPRGPDGTSRGFSVARGQDRAGSLVEVAEQRARAALRERYLRSILAMVGRPVHFTLHERVQVDARFGATDLDVANFHVSQLQTPLGVQGEALLRCADIISYSFQL from the exons ATGCTTCGAAATG gtGAGACCAGGCAGATCCCAACTCCAGTCCCTGTGATCCGCCTTCCCCGAGGCCCAGATGGCACCAGCCGGGGCTTCAGTGTTGCCCGGGGCCAGGACAGGGCTGGTTCATTGGTGGAGGTGGCTGAGCAACGGGCACGAGCTGCCCTTCGGGAGCGCTATCTCCGGAGCATCCTTGCCATGGTGGGGCGTCCTGTCCACTTTACCTTGCATGAGCGTGTCCAGGTGGACGCCCGCTTTGGGGCCACTGACCTCGACGTGGCCAACTTCCATGTGTCTCAGCTGCAAACGCCCCTTGGGGTGCAGGGGGAGGCCCTGCTACGCTGTGCCGACATCATCTCTTACTCTTTCCAGCTGTga
- the GEMIN7 gene encoding gem-associated protein 7 isoform X1 — protein sequence MPEKELPARGASYRREAPLLTGETRQIPTPVPVIRLPRGPDGTSRGFSVARGQDRAGSLVEVAEQRARAALRERYLRSILAMVGRPVHFTLHERVQVDARFGATDLDVANFHVSQLQTPLGVQGEALLRCADIISYSFQL from the exons ATGCCCGAGAAGGAGCTGCCCGCTCGGGGCGCCAGCTACCGGAGAGAGGCGCCGCTGCTCACTG gtGAGACCAGGCAGATCCCAACTCCAGTCCCTGTGATCCGCCTTCCCCGAGGCCCAGATGGCACCAGCCGGGGCTTCAGTGTTGCCCGGGGCCAGGACAGGGCTGGTTCATTGGTGGAGGTGGCTGAGCAACGGGCACGAGCTGCCCTTCGGGAGCGCTATCTCCGGAGCATCCTTGCCATGGTGGGGCGTCCTGTCCACTTTACCTTGCATGAGCGTGTCCAGGTGGACGCCCGCTTTGGGGCCACTGACCTCGACGTGGCCAACTTCCATGTGTCTCAGCTGCAAACGCCCCTTGGGGTGCAGGGGGAGGCCCTGCTACGCTGTGCCGACATCATCTCTTACTCTTTCCAGCTGTga